A genome region from Methylorubrum populi includes the following:
- a CDS encoding transglycosylase SLT domain-containing protein — protein sequence MRFLLAVLLAAAVPATALAQEAAQEAARDNIDALIAEQARANKVPEAFVHRVVKRESNYNARAKGGSALGLMQIKHATARGLGYTGDAAGLYDPATNLKYGIAYLAGAYRAARGDLEQAYRYYNRGYYYAAKRLGIDATPPDDESATTIAAAAQPATANASAQSANGFDGLFARRGGAPTAGTQALAYAAPGPAPTDAVEVPLPPRRPSALSGTETVQVASLQPSAPAAATLPAQPAQAQQPPRQTVPQATAQGAVQGAVTDTVEVPLPPRRPSETVLAAIARPPVAVARKTAEPAPILEASAAPGTP from the coding sequence ATGCGATTTCTCCTCGCCGTCCTGCTTGCCGCCGCCGTTCCGGCGACGGCCCTCGCCCAGGAGGCGGCGCAGGAGGCGGCGCGGGACAACATCGATGCGCTGATCGCCGAGCAGGCCCGGGCCAACAAGGTGCCGGAAGCCTTCGTCCACCGGGTGGTCAAGCGGGAGAGCAACTACAACGCCCGCGCCAAGGGCGGCTCGGCGCTCGGCCTGATGCAGATCAAGCACGCCACCGCCCGCGGCCTCGGCTATACCGGCGACGCGGCCGGGCTCTACGACCCCGCGACCAACCTGAAATACGGCATCGCCTATCTCGCCGGCGCCTACCGCGCCGCCAGGGGCGATCTGGAACAGGCCTACCGCTACTACAATCGCGGCTACTACTACGCCGCCAAGCGCCTCGGCATCGACGCCACGCCGCCCGACGACGAGAGCGCGACGACCATCGCCGCGGCGGCGCAACCGGCCACCGCCAACGCGTCCGCCCAATCGGCCAACGGCTTCGACGGCCTGTTCGCCCGGCGCGGCGGCGCTCCGACCGCCGGCACGCAGGCGCTGGCCTACGCCGCGCCGGGCCCGGCCCCGACCGACGCCGTGGAAGTGCCCCTGCCGCCGCGCCGGCCCAGCGCGCTCTCCGGCACCGAAACGGTGCAGGTCGCGAGCCTTCAGCCGTCCGCCCCGGCCGCGGCGACGCTCCCGGCACAGCCGGCCCAGGCCCAGCAACCCCCGCGACAGACCGTTCCCCAGGCGACCGCGCAAGGCGCCGTGCAAGGCGCCGTGACGGACACCGTCGAGGTGCCGCTGCCGCCGCGCCGCCCCTCCGAGACCGTGCTCGCGGCCATCGCCCGGCCACCCGTCGCCGTGGCCCGCAAGACCGCCGAGCCCGCCCCGATTCTGGAGGCTTCGGCCGCCCCCGGCACGCCGTAA
- a CDS encoding type II toxin-antitoxin system prevent-host-death family antitoxin, whose protein sequence is MTTIPLEALEPQLQTLVRRVERGETIVVTRDGKPIFDLVPRQRKGGIDFEAGQAFLRQHGITNPFPSVADDFDDPLPEDFLIRPLPEA, encoded by the coding sequence ATGACGACGATTCCGCTCGAAGCCCTCGAACCCCAGCTTCAAACGCTGGTTCGCCGCGTCGAGCGAGGGGAGACGATCGTTGTCACGCGTGACGGCAAGCCGATCTTCGATCTCGTGCCGCGTCAGCGCAAGGGCGGGATCGACTTCGAAGCCGGACAGGCTTTTCTGCGCCAGCACGGGATCACGAATCCCTTCCCCTCCGTCGCAGACGACTTCGACGATCCGCTGCCGGAGGATTTCCTGATCCGGCCGCTGCCCGAAGCGTGA
- the phaR gene encoding polyhydroxyalkanoate synthesis repressor PhaR, producing the protein MAENGRAHQTVIKKYANRRLYHTGTSTYVTLEDLATMVQNGEDFIVYDARSGDDITRSVLTQIIFEQENKAGEDNLLPVAFLRQLIRFYGDSMRTMVPSFLEFSMANFARDQDGLREKLAQSFGPSAFQQALQEQVRANMTFFGDAMKMFTGGFGPPAPPSSPAPAAPPAPAAGSGDLDELKKQMAEMQARLESLARK; encoded by the coding sequence ATGGCCGAGAACGGCAGGGCGCATCAGACCGTCATCAAGAAATACGCCAATCGCCGGCTCTATCACACCGGCACATCCACCTACGTCACGCTCGAAGACCTCGCGACGATGGTGCAGAACGGCGAGGACTTCATCGTCTACGATGCGCGCTCGGGCGACGACATCACCCGCTCGGTCCTGACGCAGATCATCTTCGAGCAGGAGAACAAGGCCGGCGAGGACAATCTCCTGCCGGTGGCCTTCCTGCGCCAGTTGATCCGCTTCTACGGCGACAGCATGCGCACGATGGTGCCGAGCTTCCTCGAATTCTCCATGGCGAACTTCGCCAGGGATCAGGACGGTCTTCGCGAGAAGCTCGCCCAGAGCTTCGGCCCTTCCGCCTTCCAGCAGGCGCTGCAGGAGCAGGTGCGGGCCAACATGACCTTCTTCGGCGACGCGATGAAGATGTTCACCGGCGGCTTCGGTCCCCCCGCCCCGCCGTCGAGCCCGGCTCCCGCCGCGCCGCCCGCCCCTGCCGCGGGTTCGGGCGACCTCGACGAGCTGAAGAAGCAGATGGCGGAGATGCAGGCCCGCCTGGAATCGCTGGCGCGCAAGTAG
- a CDS encoding gluconokinase, with the protein MNVPRSSAPTVLVVMGVSGSGKSTVAALLAERLGWRFADGDDFHSPEGVARMREGHPLDDAARMPWLGRIRAWIDARLAAGENAVVACSALKRAYRRALTGDRAPVRIVFLEGSRDVIQGRVRARHGHFMPASLLDSQFAALEPPGPEEDPITVGIEDGPDAIVAAVATRLGLPPGDLCG; encoded by the coding sequence ATGAACGTGCCGCGATCCTCCGCCCCGACCGTCCTCGTCGTGATGGGCGTCTCGGGCTCCGGCAAGAGCACGGTGGCCGCGCTGCTGGCCGAGCGGCTCGGCTGGCGCTTCGCCGACGGCGACGACTTCCATTCGCCCGAGGGCGTCGCCCGGATGCGGGAGGGACATCCGCTCGACGACGCGGCGCGCATGCCGTGGCTCGGACGGATCCGGGCGTGGATCGATGCCCGTCTCGCGGCCGGCGAGAACGCGGTCGTCGCCTGCTCGGCGCTCAAGCGCGCCTACCGCCGGGCGCTGACCGGGGACCGCGCGCCGGTGCGGATCGTCTTCCTGGAGGGGAGCCGGGACGTCATCCAGGGCCGGGTCCGGGCCCGGCACGGCCACTTCATGCCGGCCTCGCTCCTGGACAGCCAGTTCGCCGCCCTCGAACCGCCGGGGCCGGAGGAAGACCCGATCACCGTCGGCATCGAGGATGGACCCGACGCCATCGTCGCGGCCGTCGCCACCCGGCTCGGCCTGCCTCCGGGCGACCTCTGCGGATAG
- a CDS encoding MMPL family transporter, which produces MIERLVAFSVRRRWLVLVAAALLTVAGAGAGAHLFRINTDVERLIEPSVPWRQDEIAFEKAFPQRTNLVAAVIDGQTPEIAEEAAVRFAEALKSHRSEIETVYRPDGGPFFDRNGLLLMSQEELEQTTQRLIEQQGLLGPLAADPSLRGVMRVLTLGVKGVKSGDAKLEDLAQPMGQIDETLRKVLDGQRARMSWQTLLAGGRSEVTDTRKFVMIQPVLDYNALEPGREATRLIRRVAAEQNIDAAHGLRVRLTGPVAVADDEFATLADDAFLNYSLTTAAIVLFLWLALRSAPLVVAVLITTFSGLVVTAALGLVLVGELNPISVAFAALFVGLGIDFGIQFAVRYRADRYELGDVEAAIRGAARGVGWSLTLAAVSLLAGFFAFLPTQFRGVSELGLIAGVGMIVAYLFALTLLPALIAVFHPRGEKRAVETTWMAGVDHWIVEHRKWVLIFVGLITLAGIPLLLKLPFDSNPMHLRSPKVESIATYLDLIKDPATSPNTIDVLAPDVEAVPALSERLMKLDAVAKVISIDTFVPRDQDQKLATIQETAQLLGPALNPARKPPPPTDAENVKALKDTAAALKTIAGDKEAGARAAGRLSDTLDTLAAAPAEKREAASVALTTDLKTLMSRLSGLLDPKKITLDTLPKPLRAEWVTADGRARIEVHPKGNSNDDQVLRRFAKEVQTVDPHATGAPIATTESSYTILGAFVQAGLTALALIFILLSVALRKPWDVAMTLGPLVLATLWTLMALKVIGMPLNFANIIALPLMLAVGVAFHIYYVIAWRAGVVDMLASSLTRAIFFSALTTGTAFGSLMLSSHPGTASMGELLALSLFFTLVAAFFVVPAFLGPPPKQPDPDRPEGRDAGRPPGEVAREHAAVK; this is translated from the coding sequence GTGATCGAACGTCTCGTCGCGTTTTCCGTCCGGCGCCGCTGGCTGGTACTGGTGGCCGCGGCGCTCCTCACGGTCGCGGGCGCGGGCGCGGGCGCCCACCTGTTCCGCATCAACACCGATGTCGAGCGGCTGATCGAGCCGAGCGTGCCGTGGCGGCAGGACGAGATCGCCTTCGAGAAGGCGTTCCCGCAACGGACGAACCTCGTGGCCGCGGTGATCGACGGGCAGACGCCGGAGATCGCCGAGGAGGCGGCCGTGCGCTTCGCCGAGGCGTTGAAGTCGCACCGCTCCGAGATCGAGACGGTCTACCGGCCCGACGGCGGCCCGTTCTTCGACCGCAACGGCCTCCTGCTGATGTCGCAGGAGGAGCTGGAGCAGACCACCCAGCGCCTGATCGAGCAGCAGGGTCTGCTCGGACCGCTCGCCGCCGACCCCTCCCTGCGGGGCGTGATGCGTGTGCTCACCCTCGGCGTGAAGGGCGTGAAGAGCGGCGACGCCAAGCTCGAAGACCTCGCCCAGCCGATGGGCCAGATCGACGAGACCCTGCGCAAGGTGCTCGACGGCCAGCGCGCCCGCATGTCCTGGCAGACCCTGCTCGCGGGCGGGCGCAGCGAGGTCACGGACACGCGCAAGTTCGTGATGATCCAGCCGGTGCTCGACTACAACGCCCTGGAGCCGGGCCGCGAGGCGACCAGGCTGATCCGCCGGGTCGCCGCCGAGCAGAACATCGACGCCGCCCACGGCCTGCGCGTCCGCCTGACCGGACCGGTGGCGGTGGCCGACGACGAGTTCGCCACGCTCGCCGACGACGCCTTCCTGAACTACTCGCTGACGACGGCCGCCATCGTCCTGTTCCTGTGGCTGGCGCTGCGCTCCGCGCCCCTCGTCGTCGCGGTGCTGATCACCACCTTCTCGGGGCTCGTGGTCACGGCGGCCCTGGGCCTCGTGCTCGTGGGCGAGCTGAACCCGATCTCGGTGGCCTTCGCCGCGCTGTTCGTCGGGCTCGGCATCGATTTCGGGATCCAGTTCGCCGTGCGCTACCGCGCCGACCGGTACGAACTCGGCGATGTCGAGGCCGCGATCCGCGGCGCGGCGCGGGGCGTCGGCTGGTCGCTGACGCTGGCCGCGGTCTCGCTGCTCGCCGGCTTCTTCGCCTTCCTGCCGACGCAGTTCCGCGGCGTGTCCGAACTCGGCCTGATCGCCGGCGTCGGCATGATCGTGGCCTACCTGTTCGCCCTCACCCTGCTCCCGGCCCTGATCGCCGTGTTCCATCCGCGGGGCGAGAAGCGGGCGGTCGAGACCACGTGGATGGCGGGCGTCGACCACTGGATCGTCGAGCACCGCAAGTGGGTGCTGATCTTCGTCGGCCTGATCACGCTCGCCGGCATCCCGCTGCTCCTGAAGCTGCCGTTCGACTCCAACCCGATGCACCTGCGCAGCCCGAAGGTGGAATCGATCGCGACCTATCTCGACCTGATCAAGGACCCGGCCACCAGCCCCAACACCATCGACGTGCTGGCGCCCGACGTGGAGGCGGTGCCGGCGCTGTCCGAGCGGCTGATGAAGCTCGACGCGGTGGCCAAGGTGATCTCGATCGACACCTTCGTGCCGCGCGACCAGGACCAGAAGCTCGCCACGATCCAGGAGACGGCGCAGCTCCTCGGCCCCGCCCTCAACCCGGCCCGCAAACCGCCGCCGCCGACCGACGCGGAGAACGTCAAGGCGCTCAAGGACACGGCCGCGGCCCTGAAGACCATCGCGGGCGACAAGGAGGCCGGCGCCAGGGCCGCCGGCCGTCTCTCCGACACGCTCGACACCCTCGCCGCCGCCCCGGCGGAGAAGCGCGAGGCGGCGAGCGTCGCGCTCACCACCGACCTGAAGACGCTGATGAGCCGTCTCTCCGGCCTGCTCGACCCGAAGAAGATCACCCTCGACACCCTGCCCAAGCCCCTCAGGGCGGAGTGGGTGACCGCGGACGGGCGCGCCCGCATCGAGGTGCACCCGAAGGGCAATTCGAACGACGATCAGGTGCTGCGCCGCTTCGCCAAGGAGGTGCAGACGGTCGATCCGCACGCCACCGGCGCGCCGATCGCCACGACGGAGTCGAGCTACACCATCCTCGGCGCCTTCGTGCAGGCGGGCCTGACCGCTCTCGCGCTGATCTTCATCCTGCTCTCGGTGGCGCTTCGCAAACCCTGGGACGTGGCGATGACGCTGGGGCCGCTGGTGCTGGCGACCCTGTGGACGCTGATGGCGCTGAAGGTCATCGGCATGCCGCTGAACTTCGCCAACATCATCGCCCTGCCGCTGATGCTGGCGGTGGGCGTCGCCTTCCACATCTACTACGTCATCGCGTGGCGCGCCGGCGTCGTCGACATGCTGGCCTCCAGCCTGACGCGGGCGATCTTCTTCTCGGCGCTGACCACCGGCACCGCCTTCGGCTCGCTGATGCTGTCGAGCCATCCCGGCACCGCCAGCATGGGCGAACTCCTCGCCCTGTCGCTGTTCTTCACCCTGGTCGCGGCCTTCTTCGTGGTGCCGGCCTTCCTCGGGCCGCCCCCGAAGCAGCCGGACCCGGACCGCCCCGAGGGCCGGGACGCCGGCCGCCCTCCGGGCGAAGTGGCACGCGAGCACGCGGCGGTGAAGTGA
- the rpmF gene encoding 50S ribosomal protein L32 has product MAVPKRKTSPSRRGMRRSADALKAPTYVEDKDSGELRRPHHIDLKTGMYRGRQVLKVKSAEA; this is encoded by the coding sequence ATGGCCGTTCCGAAGCGAAAGACCTCCCCCTCCCGCCGCGGCATGCGCCGCTCCGCCGACGCCCTCAAGGCCCCGACCTATGTCGAGGACAAGGATTCGGGCGAACTGCGTCGCCCGCACCACATCGACCTGAAGACCGGCATGTACCGCGGTCGCCAGGTGCTGAAGGTGAAGTCCGCCGAGGCGTGA
- the hpnH gene encoding adenosyl-hopene transferase HpnH: protein MGIPIRYVAKIGGYILKQHLTGRKRYPLVMMMEPLFRCNLACAGCGKIDYPDEILNKRLPVGEALESVRECGAPVVVIAGGEPLLHKDLPQIVQGIIAQKKFAIVCTNALLLEKKIKEYEPSPYFTWSIHLDGDKEMHDGSVCQRGVYDKAVAAIAKAKEMGFRVTINCTFFNNSSADKIADFFDSVTRMGIDGITVSPGYAYERAPDQKHFLNRKATKDLFRGVFRHGKEKGREKWTFQQSGLFLDFLAGNQTYHCTPWGNPTRTVFGWQKPCYLLGEGYAATFKELMEETDWDAYGTGNYEKCADCMVHSGYEASSVVDSVRKPWKPLVHAIRGIRTEGDMAPEVSLENQRPAEFVFSRNVAQKLSEIKASGVDTKQEARKRTAA, encoded by the coding sequence TTGGGAATCCCCATACGGTACGTCGCGAAGATCGGCGGCTACATCCTCAAGCAGCACCTCACCGGGCGGAAGCGCTACCCGCTCGTCATGATGATGGAGCCGCTGTTCCGCTGCAATCTCGCCTGCGCCGGCTGCGGCAAGATCGATTACCCCGACGAGATCCTGAACAAGCGCCTGCCGGTGGGCGAGGCGCTCGAATCCGTGCGCGAGTGCGGCGCACCCGTCGTGGTGATCGCCGGCGGCGAGCCGCTTCTCCACAAGGATCTGCCGCAGATCGTGCAGGGCATCATCGCGCAGAAGAAGTTCGCGATCGTCTGCACCAACGCGCTGCTGCTCGAGAAGAAGATCAAGGAGTACGAACCGAGCCCGTACTTCACGTGGTCGATCCACCTCGACGGCGACAAGGAGATGCACGACGGATCGGTGTGCCAGCGCGGCGTCTACGACAAGGCGGTCGCGGCCATCGCGAAGGCCAAGGAGATGGGCTTTCGGGTCACCATCAACTGCACCTTCTTCAACAATTCCTCGGCCGACAAGATCGCCGACTTCTTCGATTCGGTGACCCGCATGGGCATCGACGGCATCACGGTGTCGCCGGGCTACGCCTACGAACGCGCGCCCGACCAGAAGCACTTCCTCAACCGCAAGGCGACCAAGGATCTGTTCCGCGGCGTGTTCCGCCACGGCAAGGAGAAGGGCCGCGAGAAGTGGACCTTCCAGCAGTCGGGCCTGTTCCTCGACTTCCTGGCCGGCAACCAGACCTACCACTGCACGCCGTGGGGCAACCCGACCCGCACCGTGTTCGGCTGGCAGAAACCCTGCTACCTGCTCGGCGAGGGCTATGCCGCGACCTTCAAGGAGCTGATGGAAGAGACCGACTGGGACGCCTACGGCACCGGCAACTACGAGAAGTGCGCCGACTGCATGGTCCACTCGGGCTACGAGGCCTCCTCGGTGGTCGATTCCGTGCGCAAGCCCTGGAAGCCGCTGGTGCACGCGATCCGCGGCATCAGGACCGAGGGCGACATGGCGCCGGAGGTGAGCCTGGAGAACCAGCGCCCGGCCGAGTTCGTGTTCTCCCGCAACGTCGCGCAGAAGCTGTCCGAGATCAAAGCCTCGGGCGTCGACACCAAGCAGGAAGCCCGCAAGCGCACCGCGGCCTGA
- the hpnK gene encoding hopanoid biosynthesis-associated protein HpnK, whose product MKRLVVTADDFGLSRAVNEAVEQAHREGILTAASLMVSAPGAADAVARARRMPSLRVGLHLVLVEAWPTLPPEALPDLTDAQGLMRRDMERLGLDLALKASARRQLAAEIRAQFEAFRATGLPLDHVNAHKHFHIHPLIAGMVLRIGRDFGMRALRVPREPRDLLRRAEPGFRAKPALDTAPWAALLAVRARQAGLLIPDRTLGLAWSGAMTPERVTALLRHLPDGLTELYTHPATAGGFPGEAPGYRYAAERDALVASEAREAVERSGARLGGFSDFG is encoded by the coding sequence GTGAAGCGACTGGTCGTCACCGCCGACGATTTCGGCCTGAGCCGCGCGGTCAACGAAGCCGTCGAGCAGGCCCATCGCGAGGGCATCCTCACCGCCGCGAGCCTGATGGTCTCCGCCCCCGGCGCGGCGGACGCCGTCGCCCGCGCGCGGCGGATGCCGTCCCTGCGGGTCGGGCTGCACCTCGTGCTGGTCGAGGCGTGGCCGACGCTGCCGCCCGAAGCGCTTCCCGATCTCACCGACGCGCAGGGGCTGATGCGCCGCGACATGGAACGCCTCGGCCTCGACCTCGCCCTGAAGGCGAGCGCCCGGCGGCAGCTCGCCGCCGAGATCCGGGCGCAGTTCGAGGCCTTTCGCGCGACCGGCCTGCCGCTCGACCACGTCAACGCCCACAAGCACTTCCACATCCACCCGCTGATCGCCGGCATGGTGCTGCGGATCGGCCGCGATTTCGGGATGCGGGCGCTGCGGGTGCCGCGCGAGCCGCGCGACCTGCTCCGCCGGGCCGAGCCCGGCTTCCGGGCCAAACCCGCCCTCGACACCGCGCCCTGGGCGGCGCTCCTCGCCGTGCGTGCCCGGCAGGCGGGGCTGCTGATCCCCGACCGGACGCTCGGCCTCGCATGGTCCGGCGCGATGACGCCGGAGCGCGTCACCGCCCTGCTGCGCCACCTGCCGGACGGGCTGACCGAACTCTACACCCACCCCGCCACCGCGGGCGGATTTCCGGGCGAGGCGCCGGGCTACCGCTACGCCGCCGAGCGCGACGCGCTGGTGGCATCGGAGGCGCGGGAGGCCGTCGAGCGAAGCGGGGCGCGGCTGGGCGGGTTTTCGGATTTCGGGTAA
- a CDS encoding polysaccharide export protein — translation MRALATVLLTALAVSGCSILPASGPTTSAIESGADVATAEGLFARYEIIDVTPAIVESLRTRPLDSLLVTFGDNRPALEPVIGVGDYVAVQVWEAGSGGLFSGPLVADRFSAGSKSALIPEQVVGPDGAISVPYAGRIKVAGRRTQDVQALIEADLAGKAIQPQVLVSVTKPVSQSVSVTGEGAMGMRVPLSGRGDRLLDVIALAGGVRTPVAETFVRLSRGNRTVTVPMSTVVANPRENIFVRPSDTLTLVRDPQTFLSVGALGSTTEVPFSADGLTLSQALARAAGLRETQADPAGVFLFRYEPSAVVRRLRPNSPLLAAPQVPVVYRVNLRDAQGLFLTQSFRMRNRDLVYVSSSPFAELGKVLGVFSTVAAPIGAGASIYTVTR, via the coding sequence ATGCGCGCTCTTGCCACCGTCCTCCTCACCGCCCTGGCGGTGTCGGGGTGCTCGATCCTGCCGGCTTCGGGCCCGACCACCTCGGCGATCGAGAGCGGGGCCGACGTCGCCACCGCCGAGGGCCTGTTCGCGCGCTACGAGATCATCGACGTCACCCCCGCCATCGTCGAGTCCCTGCGCACCCGCCCCCTCGACAGCCTCCTCGTCACCTTCGGCGACAACCGCCCGGCGCTCGAACCCGTGATCGGCGTCGGCGATTACGTGGCGGTGCAGGTCTGGGAGGCCGGTTCCGGCGGCCTGTTCTCCGGCCCGCTGGTGGCCGACCGCTTCTCCGCCGGCTCCAAGTCCGCCCTCATCCCCGAGCAGGTGGTCGGGCCGGACGGCGCGATCTCCGTGCCCTATGCCGGCCGCATCAAGGTCGCCGGCCGCCGCACCCAGGACGTCCAGGCGCTGATCGAGGCCGACCTCGCCGGCAAGGCGATCCAGCCGCAGGTGCTCGTCTCCGTCACCAAGCCGGTCTCGCAGTCGGTCTCGGTCACCGGCGAAGGCGCCATGGGCATGCGCGTGCCGCTCTCGGGCCGCGGCGACCGCCTGCTCGACGTGATCGCGCTGGCCGGCGGCGTGCGCACGCCGGTGGCCGAGACCTTCGTGCGGCTCTCGCGCGGCAACCGCACCGTCACGGTGCCGATGAGCACCGTGGTCGCCAACCCGCGCGAGAACATCTTCGTGCGGCCGAGCGACACGCTGACGCTGGTGCGCGACCCGCAGACCTTCCTGTCGGTGGGCGCGCTCGGCAGCACCACCGAGGTGCCGTTCTCCGCCGACGGCCTGACGCTGTCGCAGGCGCTGGCCCGCGCCGCGGGCCTGCGCGAGACCCAGGCCGATCCGGCCGGCGTGTTCCTCTTCCGCTACGAGCCGTCGGCGGTGGTGCGGCGGCTGCGCCCGAACTCGCCGCTGCTGGCCGCGCCCCAGGTGCCGGTGGTCTACCGGGTCAACCTGCGCGACGCGCAGGGGCTGTTCCTGACCCAGAGCTTCCGCATGCGCAACCGCGACCTCGTCTACGTGTCGAGCTCGCCGTTCGCCGAACTCGGCAAGGTGCTCGGCGTGTTCTCGACCGTGGCCGCCCCGATCGGCGCCGGCGCCTCCATCTACACCGTCACGCGGTGA
- a CDS encoding phosphorylase, producing MIRRAVSGSERASLGKASVLAVAGLAREARIATGPGVETIQAGGSPARLWAALDGRPSVGLRAVVSFGIAGGLDPALRPGDVVVCTHLDADARLPADPDLARRLSEALGGSAERVAAGGLAGSDVAVMTVADKAALRARTGALAVDMESHVAAAYAARHALPFAALRVVCDPAERALPAFAAAALTPEGEPDIRAVLGALLRGRARIGDLIRLGRDSSAAFAALARCRARLGPGLGLS from the coding sequence GTGATCCGGCGCGCGGTATCCGGGTCCGAGAGGGCGTCCCTGGGCAAGGCGTCCGTTCTGGCGGTCGCCGGGCTCGCCCGCGAGGCGCGCATCGCCACCGGGCCTGGGGTCGAGACGATCCAGGCCGGCGGCAGCCCCGCGCGGCTGTGGGCAGCGCTCGACGGACGCCCCTCCGTCGGCCTGCGCGCCGTCGTCAGCTTCGGCATCGCCGGGGGGCTCGATCCCGCCCTGCGGCCGGGCGACGTCGTCGTCTGCACGCATCTCGACGCGGATGCGCGCCTTCCCGCCGATCCCGATCTCGCCCGCCGCCTGTCCGAGGCCTTGGGCGGATCGGCGGAGCGCGTCGCCGCTGGCGGCCTCGCGGGTTCCGACGTCGCGGTGATGACGGTCGCCGACAAGGCGGCGCTGCGCGCGCGCACCGGCGCCCTGGCGGTCGACATGGAATCGCACGTGGCGGCCGCCTACGCCGCCCGCCATGCCCTGCCCTTCGCCGCGCTCCGCGTGGTGTGCGATCCCGCCGAGCGCGCCCTGCCCGCCTTCGCGGCCGCGGCCCTGACGCCGGAGGGCGAGCCGGACATCCGGGCCGTTCTCGGGGCGCTGCTGCGCGGCCGGGCCCGGATCGGCGACCTGATCCGGCTCGGGCGCGATTCCTCGGCGGCCTTCGCGGCGCTCGCCCGCTGCCGCGCCCGGCTCGGCCCCGGTCTCGGGCTGTCCTGA
- a CDS encoding Cof-type HAD-IIB family hydrolase, translating to MDIALVVSDVDGTLVTDDKQLTPAAVAAVRRLGDAGIGFTLASSRPPVGLRHLAEALGLRLPMGAFNGSTVCGPDLAPISERLIPEAVARAAVARLDAAGIDVWVFAGGAWNLRDGQAPYADLERRTLRADPVVVSTLAPLLGHAAKIVGVSRDHDGLARLEEALAAELNGQAAVHRSQPYYLDVTPPGIDKGSFVADLGRRLGIGRARIATLGDAANDIALFRESGLSIAMGNAAPAVRRAASAVTASNAEDGFARAIDRFVLGDT from the coding sequence ATGGACATCGCCCTCGTCGTCTCCGACGTCGACGGAACGCTCGTCACCGACGACAAGCAACTGACGCCGGCCGCGGTCGCGGCGGTGCGGCGGCTCGGGGACGCGGGGATCGGCTTCACCCTGGCCTCCAGCCGCCCGCCGGTCGGCCTGCGCCATCTGGCCGAAGCGCTCGGCCTGCGGCTGCCGATGGGCGCCTTCAACGGCAGCACCGTCTGCGGCCCCGACCTCGCGCCGATCTCGGAGCGGCTGATCCCGGAGGCGGTCGCCCGGGCGGCGGTGGCGCGGCTCGACGCGGCCGGCATCGACGTCTGGGTGTTCGCAGGGGGCGCCTGGAACCTGCGCGACGGGCAGGCGCCCTATGCCGACCTCGAACGCCGCACCCTGCGGGCGGACCCCGTGGTGGTCTCCACCCTTGCGCCCCTGCTCGGACATGCGGCCAAGATCGTCGGGGTGAGCCGCGACCATGACGGGCTGGCGCGGCTGGAGGAGGCCCTCGCGGCCGAACTGAACGGCCAAGCCGCCGTGCACCGCTCGCAGCCCTACTATCTCGACGTGACGCCGCCCGGCATCGACAAGGGCAGCTTCGTCGCCGATCTCGGCCGGCGCCTCGGCATCGGGCGGGCGCGCATCGCCACGCTCGGCGATGCGGCCAACGACATCGCCCTGTTCCGCGAGAGCGGTCTCTCGATCGCCATGGGCAACGCCGCCCCCGCCGTCCGGCGGGCGGCCTCGGCCGTCACCGCGAGCAACGCGGAGGACGGTTTCGCCCGCGCGATCGACCGGTTCGTGCTCGGGGACACCTGA